In Aspergillus luchuensis IFO 4308 DNA, chromosome 1, nearly complete sequence, the following are encoded in one genomic region:
- a CDS encoding Kelch motif domain protein (COG:S;~EggNog:ENOG410PIC0;~InterPro:IPR000210,IPR015915,IPR011333,IPR006652;~PFAM:PF13418,PF01344,PF00651,PF13415,PF07646, PF13854;~go_function: GO:0005515 - protein binding [Evidence IEA]), whose translation MARLSSTTARNSNASSPFSPFHADPPRWTGSSRTPNPMTPLSSTLQRPASTFLMPPSPSDGRRSGADYRPSIRKAQGHVPACLVNASVTYCNNDQIYAFGGFDQYTDEVYNHVLRLNLSTLRWELVDNYGDIPGVRMGHTATLYQGDKLIVFGGENEHRDHLSDVVILDISTSTWTQPEIHGPIPRGRARHAAVIHDEKLFIMGGVTGENNVILDDLSYLDLKTWTWSRTWRFTARFDHIAWVWGGRLWIFGGLDPDMERTTDIWWLDLKGIPSLGTATSQDAIFSSPPQQLSGRSGSYAANSGSVQVRNGNRRKPIAPGAISCLRFKSGPHVPALFSGTHFQAYASGVLLDLITPSETVRTYECNLSSLDLDALRWQRLADGQEIFKPGFRWHYCTVNADGTKAWLLGSSLDTGATPGNSDENNMSEVLCIDLERYGLLGNELSAFSPSQSRTSLSEPTGMGPLSGLGADLSAAFDQPPESGSGADFIITANSDDHVDSDDEGDTPTSQSEPAFLSPNTPTSPPIHVHRIILQLRWPHFKRLYSAQMAEYHANRMHIPEPYSVVRAFIYYLYTDSIAGHLEFCSDIIDVAGMLVMANMYDMPKLRLLCVNRLSRELDVENAAIIWERAGRTNEEWLMRRAAQFCLANWGRVVRTDGFKSLSRQSLIDLCEVVDTEGRIIAGPELEMVGAFGEGYGSNKDPKPSQMALSGAIADNMEDIDGDDIDGMDII comes from the exons ATGGCGCGGCTATCCTCCACTACCGCCAGGAATAGTAACGCTTCGTCGCCCTTTTCGCCGTTCCACGCTGACCCACCGCGTTGGACCGGGTCGTCCAGGACTCCTAATCCGATgactcccctctcctccacccttcAGAGACCGGCGTCCACATTCCTCATGCCCCCTAGTCCCAGTGATGGTCGCCGTAGCGGTGCGGATTACCGCCCAAGCATCCGCAAGGCACAAGGCCATGTGCCAGCCTGCCTGGTCAATGCGTCGGTGACGTATTGCAATAATGACCAGATCTACGCTTTCGGCGGCTTTGATCAGTACACTGATGAAG TTTACAACCACGTCTTGCGTTTGAATCTCAGTACTCTTCGGTGGGAACTGGTTGATAACTATGGTGACATTCCCGGTGTCCGCATGG GTCATACGGCTACCCTCTACCAAGGTGATAAGTTGATTGTATTTGGTGGAGAAAATGAACACCGCGATCATCTATCTGACGTTGTCATCCTGGACATCTCAACCTCTACCTGGACTCAGCCGGAAATCCATGGACCAATTCCCCGAGGAAGGGCTCGCCATGCTGCCGTCATCCACGATGAGAAGCTCTTCATCATGGGAGGGGTAACCGGCGAGAACAATGTGATCCTCGACGACTTGTCGTATCTGGACCTGAAAACCTGGACCTGGTCTCGCACCTGGAGATTCACGGCTCGTTTCGACCACATCGCCTGGGTTTGGGGCGGCCGCCTCTGGATCTTTGGAGGTCTCGATCCTGACATGGAACGTACAACGGATATCTGGTGGCTGGATCTCAAAGGCATTCCGTCTCTTGGAACGGCAACTTCACAAG ACGCTATCTTTAGTAGCCCCCCGCAACAGCTCTCGGGCCGGTCCGGCAGCTATGCAGCGAATTCCGGGAGTGTCCAAGTTCGCAATGGCAATCGTCGGAAACCGATCGCTCCGGGCGCCATTTCTTGTCTTCGGTTCAAGTCCGGCCCTCACGTTCCTGCACTGTTCTCTGGCACTCACTTTCAGGCCTATGCATCTGGGGTGCTCCTGGATCTGATCACTCCGTCCGAGACAGTGCGTACTTATGAGTGCAACCTGTCATCACTGGATCTGGACGCTTTACGTTGGCAGCGGTTGGCTGACGGGCAGGAAATCTTCAAGCCGGGCTTTAGATGGCATTATTGCACTGTGAACGCTGACGGTACCAAAGCGTGGCTACTTGGTAGTAGCCTCGACACCGGTGCCACTCCGGGAAATAGTGATGAGAATAACATGAGCGAGGTGCTCTGCATTGACCTTGAGAGATACGGCTTACTGGGAAACGAGCTGTCTGCCTTCTCGCCCAGTCAAAGCCGGACGTCGCTTTCCGAACCAACAGGGATGGGCCCTTTGTCCGGTTTAGGAGCAGACCTTTCGGCAGCGTTTGATCAACCACCAGAGTCTGGTAGCGGTGCAGACTTTATCATCACCGCTAATTCAGACGATCATGTTGACTCGGACGATGAGGGGGACACCCCCACTTCACAATCAGAGCCagccttcctctcccccaaCACACCTACTTCACCTCCGATTCACGTGCACCGGATCATTCTGCAGCTGCGATGGCCCCACTTCAAGAGGCTTTATTCGGCTCAAATGGCTGAATATCATGCAAACAGGATGCACATCCCCGAGCCGTACTCGGTTGTGCGTGCGTTTATCTACTATCTGTATACAGATAGTATCGCCGGTCATTTGGAGTTTTGTTCTGATATCATCGACGTTGCGGGAATGCTCGTCATGGCGAATATGTACGACATGCCCAAGTTGCGTTTACTTTGCGTCAATCGCCTCAGTCGCGAATTGGATGTAGAGAACGCTGCAATCATCTGGGAGCGTGCAGGGCGCACGAACGAAGAGTGGCTGATGCGTCGTGCCGCTCAATTCTGCCTTGCCAATTGGGGACGTGTTGTCCGGACTGATGGCTTCAAGTCTCTAAGCCGGCAGAGTTTGATCGATCTGTGCGAGGTAGTCGACACCGAGGGTCGTATCATCGCCGGGCCCGAGTTGGAGATGGTTGGTGCTTTCGGAGAAGGATACGGATCAAATAAGGATCCGAAGCCTTCCCAGATGGCCCTGAGCGGTGCTATTGCTGACAATATGGAGGacattgatggtgatgatattgatggcATGGACATCATTTAA
- a CDS encoding putative DNA repair protein Dds20/Mei5 (COG:L;~EggNog:ENOG410PRV7), with amino-acid sequence MNPNQTPTPNLKRRRLNTTTTTLSSPSSTLTKPFKSPLRRPAQAQVQAPAPAPDTTSTTTTTTNTSSSSSKDTTPATPKPNPSSFTTPVPKPTPKEKREQKQKEEEEDPSLFTLRTTHRHLQSRLLSLRTEIETVTQAQRIEESHRDEELEKLIVKWRGVGQRVAEEVFEGARERVVRMGGVRGWQGMEMSRSKGGGGGWWEDGDNDHENSSYGHEEKGGGKEKDEEEDEEEEEEFTIGMMLKSMGIDFKVIGYDGEGQRWV; translated from the exons ATGAACCCAAACCAAACACCAACCCCCAATCTCAAACGCCGCCGTCTaaacaccaccacaacaaccctatcatcaccctcatcaacgcTCACCAAACCATTCAAATCGCCTCTGCGCAGACCAGCCCAAGCCCAAGTccaagcaccagcaccagccccAGATACCACCAGCACTACCACAACTACCACAAacacatcctcttcatcctccaaagACACAACACCcgccacccccaaacccaacccctCATCTTTCACCACCCCAGTCCCCAAGCCCACCcccaaagaaaagagagaacagaagcaaaaagaagaagaagaagacccctCCCTCTTTACCCTCCGCACCACCCACCGGCACCTCCAATCCCgactcctctctctccgcaCAGAAATAGAAACAGTTACTCAGGCGCAGCGCATCGAGGAATCCCACCGCGATGAGGAACTAGAGAAGTTGATTGTGAAGTGGAGGGGTGTGGGGCAAAGggttgcggaggaggtgTTTGAGGGCGCGAGGGAGCGGGTTGTGAGGATGGGGGGTGTGAGGGGGTGGCAGGGGATGGAAATGAGTAGGAGtaagggtggtggtggtgggtggtgggaggatggTGATAATGATCATGAGAATAGTAGCTATGGTcatgaggagaagggtggGGGTAAGGAGAAG gacgaggaagaagatgaggaagaggaggaagagttcACGATAgggatgatgttgaagtCGATGGGGATCGATTTCAAGGTTATTGGgtatgatggggaggggcagAGGTGGGTATGA